A stretch of the Marivirga tractuosa DSM 4126 genome encodes the following:
- the rmuC gene encoding DNA recombination protein RmuC gives MEIIAVVIGLAVGAVLAYFIVKSQSRGGNEIEALKEEKQQLLTELSVIKSQKENLATELKNEKDTHAQEREKNVQLNRQLSTVESDYKNLKIKLDEHKSELAELQQQFKNEFKNLAQEIFEEKSKKFTDQNKTNIGELLNPLREKIDKFEEKVEKSNKENLIWNSALKEQITSLKELNLQITKEAENLTRALKGDSKSQGNWGEMQLEAILEKVGLQKGVHYEKEKNYKNEEGDNQRLDYIIKMPDDKYLVLDSKVSLTAYSNYFDADDDVKRARFLKNHLDSMYSHIKTLGDKNYQNLYDINQPDYVLMFIANEPALTIALKEDHSLYEKALDKNIVLVSTTTLMATLRTISYIWKQDLQNRNAIEIATQAGALYDKFTNFTDDLLKVGNNLKTTQNSYSDAMKKLYDGKGNLIRRTEILRELGAKTTKNIDKRLLDRSTE, from the coding sequence ATGGAAATAATAGCAGTTGTCATTGGTTTAGCAGTTGGGGCAGTCCTTGCTTACTTTATAGTGAAATCTCAGAGCAGAGGTGGGAATGAGATAGAGGCTCTAAAAGAAGAAAAGCAGCAGTTATTGACTGAACTGAGTGTAATAAAAAGTCAAAAGGAGAACTTAGCTACTGAATTGAAGAACGAAAAAGATACTCATGCTCAAGAGAGAGAAAAAAATGTTCAACTGAACAGGCAGTTATCAACAGTCGAATCAGATTATAAAAATCTTAAGATTAAGTTAGATGAACATAAATCAGAATTAGCCGAACTTCAACAGCAATTTAAGAATGAATTTAAAAATTTAGCTCAAGAAATTTTTGAAGAAAAAAGCAAAAAATTTACCGATCAGAATAAAACTAATATCGGTGAACTGCTTAATCCGTTGAGGGAGAAAATTGATAAATTTGAAGAGAAAGTCGAGAAAAGTAATAAAGAGAATCTGATTTGGAACAGTGCTCTAAAGGAACAAATCACATCCTTAAAAGAGTTAAACCTTCAAATCACTAAAGAGGCTGAAAATTTAACAAGAGCCCTTAAAGGTGATTCCAAATCTCAGGGAAATTGGGGCGAAATGCAATTGGAAGCCATATTGGAAAAAGTAGGTCTGCAGAAAGGAGTGCATTATGAGAAGGAGAAAAATTACAAAAATGAAGAAGGAGATAATCAAAGATTAGATTATATCATCAAAATGCCTGATGACAAGTATTTAGTTTTAGATTCTAAAGTTTCCTTAACGGCTTACAGCAACTACTTTGATGCCGATGATGACGTGAAACGTGCTAGATTTTTGAAGAATCATTTAGATAGTATGTATTCCCACATAAAGACCTTGGGAGACAAAAATTATCAAAATCTTTACGATATTAATCAACCAGATTATGTTTTAATGTTTATTGCCAACGAACCAGCTTTAACTATTGCCTTAAAAGAAGACCATAGTCTTTATGAAAAGGCATTAGACAAAAACATTGTATTGGTGTCCACCACTACTTTGATGGCAACCTTAAGGACTATTTCCTATATCTGGAAGCAAGATTTGCAAAACAGGAATGCGATTGAGATCGCTACACAAGCCGGAGCCTTATACGATAAGTTCACCAACTTTACGGATGATTTATTAAAGGTGGGTAATAACTTGAAAACCACTCAAAACAGCTATTCTGATGCTATGAAAAAGCTTTATGACGGGAAAGGAAATTTGATCAGAAGAACTGAAATATTACGAGAATTAGGTGCTAAGACTACTAAAAATATAGATAAACGCTTGTTAGATAGATCAACTGAGTAA
- the sov gene encoding T9SS outer membrane translocon Sov/SprA, producing MLSRSTQLLLRVFTIFTFIFGGSNNLYANFNGNAFNLFQEVQQSAQQSQDTVKTDSTKTDSVRNYQPTRRPTYQAQDRYGDPFSNQTSNSPLLLEDPAALNMDVKIDTGFNYSIYETIGDIKFRPTSSMSYEEFSDYQDDRILKEYWKERSLGLDGESAVSGRSLIPPLYVSPVFDRLFGGSFVELVPNGFITLDFGGRITKNENPNLPVQAQKYSSFEFDQQINMNAVGKVGEKLAITANFANNNSFNFQNDLKVEYTGYEEEILKKIEIGNVSMPVNNSLLSGAQNLFGVKTQMQFGHLFVTSVASTQRGKAESIKVEGGAQRKEFQVRASDYDENRHFFLGHFFRNNYERWLSGLPRINSSLDIRRVEVYVLNRNENTQNIRSVAAFMDLGEANPNNINEDQFLKPGSPSNSPTDNDANNLWNSINSYNKDYDSFLNTLETSNPNLSRTVDYEIINVARKLDATEYSFNKELGYISLRRQLQNDEMLAVSYEYTYNGRRFQVGEMAENYGSRSNDEVVLLKLLRPSKINVEVPTWDLMMKNIYNLQGSQITQEGFQLRIIYRDDRTGQDNPSLHESSLRDIPLLRVFNLDSLNQNNDPQPDGNFDYINGLTINQNEGKIIFPVLEPFGSSLSQQFRDDEQTFRGKYVFNTLYESTKNDAQQLTSKDKFFIKGQYESSGSATEIALPGLNVAENSVRVSAGGTPLQEGIDYRVDYNLGKVIILNEGILSSGRDIDIDFETEDMFNFQSKTLIGTRFDYVVSDKINIGATVLRHTQRPLGVSRYTIGSEPSSNTKWGLDLNYSDEVPFLTKMVDFLPFLDTKAPSTLTFRGEFAQLIPSTSSQVDGQGTAYLDDFEQSVTVNNLGSDFVSWKMAATPETEDNRFKDQGKWGANKKRAKLAWYNIDNTTIYNTNGANAAVISEEARENHYSRGIVMQEIYKNRDRNVGSNILQTFDISYFPSERGMYNFNSDLTNDGLLKNPKQNWAGITRPITSEVDFDKNNIEYIEFWLMDPFIDTPRGVIDDGTEDATNNTTGGKLYFNLGSVSEDVLPDNKLAFENGLPEEYNNEAGVDITEEGRVPADPPITNVFSNNENARPNQDVGLDGVRNDQESEFYSDFVNEINANPAISEEAKDRILADVAADNFRYFLGDDFDDREAPVIERYKNFSKTEGNTPGSSGEETYNPSGSRFPDSEDLNNDKTVSTLEEYYEYEVALNENDLNVATNPLIVDEVTASDENENVKWYLFRIPVRNPSRTQGDIQGFKSIRYIRTVLSEFEQPVVLRMADFRLVGSQWRKYNGSLERAGIIETPETKPSNLVISSVSIEANSENGPGKVPYVLPPGITRDQDIAAVANQVRQDEKSIQLCVDDLEDGKAVAAFKNVNFDLVNYGRLKLFLHAQSPNVNNDEVTAFVRLGTDFDDNYYEIELPLTITPYQTTDAREIWPLENEIDMDLDRLYELKARRNRKLGNQNVLLPYIEESGKYTITVRGRPDMSSVQTMMIGIRNPEGGSTMPQDLCIWANELRVTDFDQTNGWAANATLNAQLADFANITLGTSYTTVGFGGIEQNIAQRTRETSEAYDVSANISLGKFFKEETGIKIPMYLGYQTFTATPFFDPRDPDIPLTAALESFETAEEAESYRQLVIDQEVRRSINFTNVRKERKETDKLVWPIAISNFDFTYAYSDIFRSNLQTAEFATKNYKGAVGYNYGFPNTNIAPLKDVDFLSSPYLKLIQDININPLPTSFSLRADLDRSYVKTQLRNDRLTIDGIEPQFQKSFTLNRNYNLDWNLTENININYTARAFSIIDEPAGEINSEVKRDSIMTNLQNLGRMKNFDQSVVTGYQLPLGKFPLTDWISAEARYKVDFNWTSGSLNQIDTLGHLIQNSNEWGLNSRLDMNKLYNKVKILNKINNPPRLRANQKDTTWSQPGAPIVKGFLKLLMSLKNVTGSYSERGGTMLPGFRNRAYLFGLDSSLTAPGLPFVFGSQDPSIRYTAAENDWLARSTSQSNFYTQSIVKTLDLKATLEPAKDLSIQLDVNRTVNENYSELFRFSDESNSFVNLTPSRSGNYIMSYNMIKTSFVPTDDSFSPLFEQVRENRESIRQRLSSANTSGGEYQINHQDVLIPSFLAAYSGTSTDEVSTNPFPKLPLPNWRVDYKGLTNIKAIKDVFPSVSLSHAYVSTLTINNYINNAVYSQESELNLSNSIEKYPLPTAVSDSGFYLPVYTIGQVLISERFSPLIGVSLRSSGRLTAKFEYKKERNVALSTETSQITDQKSNDIVVDIGFTDPNFTLPFKVQGRTISLDNDLTMQLSITVRDTEVVQRTLDDGRNVLVDGTINFQLRPTVNYTVNERLNLNFYYQRNFNEPRVQNSFPTTNTAFGVQIRFGLQ from the coding sequence TTGCTAAGTAGAAGCACTCAACTTCTTTTAAGGGTATTCACAATTTTTACTTTCATTTTTGGAGGTAGTAACAACCTATACGCCAATTTTAACGGCAATGCTTTCAATTTGTTCCAAGAAGTTCAGCAGTCTGCGCAACAATCTCAAGATACCGTAAAAACTGATTCTACAAAAACGGATAGTGTAAGAAATTATCAACCTACCAGGAGGCCTACCTACCAAGCTCAGGATCGATATGGTGACCCTTTTTCAAACCAAACCAGTAACAGCCCATTATTGCTGGAAGATCCAGCGGCCTTAAACATGGACGTGAAAATTGATACCGGATTTAATTATTCTATTTATGAAACTATTGGGGATATAAAATTCAGGCCTACTTCTTCAATGTCATATGAGGAATTTTCGGATTACCAAGATGATAGAATATTAAAAGAGTATTGGAAAGAACGCTCCTTGGGTTTAGATGGTGAAAGTGCTGTAAGTGGGCGTTCACTTATTCCACCTCTTTATGTTAGTCCTGTTTTTGATCGACTTTTTGGTGGTAGCTTTGTAGAATTGGTACCAAACGGATTCATCACTCTTGATTTTGGAGGACGGATTACTAAAAATGAAAATCCAAATCTTCCAGTACAGGCTCAAAAATATTCCAGTTTTGAATTTGATCAGCAAATCAATATGAATGCTGTAGGGAAAGTGGGTGAGAAATTGGCGATTACTGCGAATTTCGCTAATAATAACTCTTTTAATTTCCAGAATGATTTAAAGGTAGAGTATACTGGATATGAGGAAGAAATATTGAAGAAAATTGAAATAGGTAATGTCAGTATGCCTGTCAATAATTCTTTATTGTCGGGTGCGCAAAATTTATTTGGTGTTAAAACACAAATGCAGTTTGGACATTTATTTGTAACCAGTGTTGCTTCAACTCAAAGAGGAAAAGCAGAAAGTATAAAAGTTGAAGGCGGAGCTCAAAGGAAAGAATTTCAAGTCAGAGCCTCAGATTACGATGAAAACCGACATTTCTTTTTAGGACATTTCTTCAGAAACAATTATGAAAGATGGCTAAGTGGTTTGCCAAGGATCAATTCTAGTTTAGATATCAGAAGAGTTGAAGTCTACGTGCTTAATAGAAATGAGAATACACAGAACATCAGATCAGTAGCGGCCTTTATGGATTTGGGTGAAGCTAATCCAAATAATATAAATGAAGATCAATTCTTAAAACCTGGGTCTCCATCAAATAGCCCAACTGATAATGATGCCAATAATCTTTGGAACAGTATTAATAGCTACAATAAAGATTATGATAGTTTTTTAAATACTCTGGAAACATCAAATCCTAATTTATCTCGAACTGTGGATTACGAGATTATTAACGTAGCTAGAAAATTAGATGCTACTGAATATAGTTTCAATAAGGAATTAGGTTACATATCCCTTAGAAGACAATTGCAAAATGATGAAATGCTTGCAGTGTCCTATGAATACACCTATAACGGTAGACGGTTTCAAGTAGGTGAAATGGCTGAGAATTACGGTAGTAGGTCCAATGATGAGGTAGTTTTATTGAAACTATTGAGGCCTTCAAAAATTAATGTTGAAGTTCCTACCTGGGATTTAATGATGAAGAACATTTATAACCTTCAAGGTAGTCAAATAACGCAAGAGGGCTTTCAATTAAGAATTATTTATCGAGATGACAGAACTGGTCAGGATAACCCAAGTTTGCACGAAAGTTCATTAAGGGATATACCGCTATTAAGGGTGTTTAATTTAGATAGTCTTAATCAAAATAATGATCCGCAACCAGATGGTAATTTCGATTATATTAATGGTTTAACAATTAATCAGAATGAGGGGAAAATTATTTTCCCTGTTTTAGAGCCTTTCGGGAGTAGCTTAAGCCAGCAGTTTCGAGATGATGAGCAAACTTTTAGAGGCAAGTATGTTTTTAATACACTCTACGAATCCACCAAAAATGATGCGCAACAGTTAACTTCTAAAGATAAATTTTTTATAAAAGGTCAATACGAAAGTAGTGGCTCTGCTACGGAAATTGCCCTACCTGGATTAAATGTAGCCGAAAACTCTGTTCGGGTCAGTGCTGGGGGCACTCCTTTGCAAGAAGGAATTGATTATCGAGTGGATTATAATCTAGGTAAGGTGATCATTTTGAATGAAGGGATTCTTAGTTCAGGACGTGATATAGACATTGATTTCGAAACCGAAGATATGTTCAATTTCCAATCCAAAACATTAATAGGAACTCGATTTGATTACGTAGTAAGTGATAAAATTAATATTGGAGCCACTGTGCTTCGCCATACGCAACGACCGCTGGGTGTCTCTCGCTACACGATTGGTTCGGAACCTTCAAGTAATACGAAGTGGGGCTTGGATTTGAACTACAGTGATGAGGTGCCTTTTTTAACCAAGATGGTTGATTTCCTTCCTTTTTTAGATACAAAGGCGCCATCAACCCTCACCTTTAGAGGAGAATTTGCTCAACTGATTCCTTCTACTAGTAGTCAGGTAGATGGTCAGGGAACAGCTTATTTAGATGATTTTGAGCAATCTGTGACAGTAAATAATTTAGGAAGTGATTTTGTAAGTTGGAAGATGGCGGCCACTCCAGAGACGGAGGATAATAGATTTAAAGACCAAGGAAAGTGGGGTGCTAATAAAAAGAGAGCAAAGTTAGCTTGGTATAATATCGATAATACGACAATTTATAATACGAATGGTGCCAATGCAGCAGTCATTTCTGAAGAAGCACGGGAGAATCATTATTCGAGAGGTATTGTAATGCAGGAAATATATAAGAATAGAGACCGGAATGTTGGTAGTAATATCTTGCAAACATTTGATATTTCTTATTTTCCATCCGAGCGAGGTATGTATAACTTCAATAGCGACCTTACAAATGATGGATTACTTAAGAACCCCAAGCAGAATTGGGCCGGAATAACAAGACCTATCACCTCTGAGGTAGATTTTGACAAGAATAATATAGAGTATATTGAATTTTGGTTGATGGATCCATTTATTGATACTCCAAGGGGAGTGATAGATGATGGGACTGAGGATGCAACAAATAACACTACAGGTGGAAAATTATATTTTAATTTAGGCAGTGTTTCGGAAGATGTGCTACCTGATAATAAGCTTGCTTTTGAAAATGGATTGCCAGAAGAGTACAATAATGAAGCAGGAGTAGATATTACAGAAGAGGGAAGAGTACCTGCTGATCCACCTATAACTAATGTTTTTTCTAATAATGAAAATGCCAGACCTAATCAGGATGTTGGGCTAGATGGAGTTAGAAATGACCAGGAATCAGAATTTTATAGTGATTTTGTGAATGAGATCAATGCTAATCCTGCTATTTCTGAAGAAGCAAAGGATCGTATTTTAGCAGATGTTGCCGCAGATAATTTCAGATATTTCTTGGGAGATGATTTTGATGACAGGGAAGCACCTGTTATAGAGCGATATAAGAACTTTAGTAAAACAGAAGGAAACACTCCCGGGAGTAGTGGTGAAGAAACCTATAATCCTTCCGGCAGTCGTTTTCCTGATTCAGAAGATTTGAATAACGATAAAACGGTATCCACTTTGGAAGAATATTATGAATATGAAGTTGCACTTAATGAAAATGACCTCAATGTTGCTACAAATCCATTGATAGTAGATGAAGTGACGGCTTCTGATGAAAATGAGAATGTGAAATGGTATTTGTTTAGAATTCCAGTGCGAAATCCTTCCCGAACACAAGGAGATATTCAGGGTTTTAAATCAATCCGATACATAAGAACGGTTTTATCAGAGTTTGAACAGCCAGTTGTTTTAAGAATGGCTGACTTTAGATTGGTGGGGTCTCAATGGCGAAAATATAATGGTTCATTAGAGCGGGCAGGAATTATAGAAACACCAGAAACTAAACCTTCAAATCTAGTAATATCATCTGTTAGTATTGAGGCAAATTCTGAAAATGGGCCAGGCAAAGTTCCCTATGTTTTACCGCCAGGAATTACAAGGGACCAAGATATTGCTGCCGTAGCGAATCAAGTAAGACAAGATGAAAAGTCCATTCAATTGTGCGTGGATGATCTGGAAGATGGTAAAGCTGTAGCAGCCTTTAAGAATGTGAATTTTGATTTAGTTAACTATGGCAGGCTTAAATTATTTCTTCACGCCCAAAGCCCAAATGTGAACAATGACGAAGTTACCGCTTTTGTTAGGTTAGGTACAGATTTTGACGATAACTACTATGAAATTGAACTTCCACTAACAATAACTCCTTACCAAACTACAGATGCAAGAGAAATCTGGCCATTAGAGAATGAAATCGACATGGATTTAGATCGCTTGTATGAGCTGAAGGCCAGAAGAAATAGAAAACTGGGAAATCAGAATGTTTTGTTACCCTATATAGAAGAATCAGGGAAATATACTATAACAGTAAGAGGTAGACCAGATATGAGTTCTGTTCAAACCATGATGATTGGGATAAGGAACCCTGAAGGAGGAAGTACTATGCCTCAAGATCTATGTATATGGGCAAATGAGTTGAGGGTAACAGATTTTGATCAAACGAATGGTTGGGCGGCAAATGCAACTTTAAATGCTCAATTAGCAGATTTTGCTAACATAACTTTAGGCACCAGTTACACTACTGTGGGCTTCGGTGGGATTGAACAAAATATTGCCCAAAGAACAAGAGAAACCAGCGAAGCCTATGATGTTTCGGCAAATATTAGCTTAGGTAAATTCTTTAAGGAGGAAACCGGCATAAAAATACCGATGTATTTAGGCTATCAGACTTTTACTGCCACCCCATTTTTTGACCCTAGAGATCCTGATATTCCACTAACAGCTGCTTTAGAAAGTTTTGAAACTGCGGAAGAAGCTGAAAGCTATCGACAATTAGTGATAGATCAAGAAGTAAGAAGAAGTATAAACTTCACAAATGTCCGAAAAGAAAGAAAAGAAACGGACAAGCTAGTGTGGCCAATTGCCATTTCTAATTTCGATTTTACATATGCTTATAGTGACATCTTTCGAAGCAATTTGCAAACAGCAGAATTTGCTACAAAAAATTATAAAGGGGCTGTTGGATATAACTACGGGTTTCCAAACACAAATATCGCACCTTTAAAGGATGTCGATTTTTTAAGCTCACCTTATTTAAAATTAATTCAGGATATTAACATAAATCCTTTGCCAACCAGTTTTAGTTTGAGGGCTGATTTGGACAGAAGTTATGTGAAAACGCAGTTGAGAAACGACAGGTTAACGATTGATGGGATTGAGCCGCAATTTCAAAAATCATTTACCCTCAATAGAAATTACAATCTTGACTGGAACTTAACTGAAAATATCAATATAAACTATACAGCAAGAGCTTTCTCAATCATAGATGAACCAGCTGGAGAAATTAATAGTGAGGTAAAAAGAGATTCTATTATGACCAATCTTCAAAACCTTGGAAGGATGAAGAATTTTGATCAAAGTGTAGTAACAGGATATCAATTACCTTTAGGCAAATTCCCATTAACGGATTGGATTTCTGCGGAAGCTCGTTATAAGGTTGATTTCAATTGGACGTCTGGCTCTTTAAATCAAATAGATACTTTAGGGCACCTTATTCAAAACAGCAATGAATGGGGACTGAATTCCCGATTAGATATGAATAAACTTTATAATAAAGTAAAGATTCTCAATAAAATAAATAATCCCCCAAGGTTAAGAGCAAACCAAAAAGATACGACATGGAGTCAACCTGGAGCACCGATAGTTAAAGGGTTTTTAAAATTATTAATGTCCTTAAAAAATGTAACAGGAAGTTATTCTGAACGAGGTGGTACTATGTTGCCAGGCTTTAGAAACAGAGCTTATTTATTTGGATTAGACTCATCACTAACAGCCCCTGGTTTACCATTTGTATTTGGTAGTCAAGATCCATCTATTCGATATACTGCTGCTGAGAATGATTGGTTGGCTAGATCTACTTCCCAATCAAATTTCTATACTCAATCCATTGTAAAAACATTGGATCTAAAGGCTACTCTTGAACCAGCAAAAGATTTAAGTATTCAACTAGATGTTAATCGAACTGTGAATGAGAATTATAGCGAGTTATTTAGATTTAGCGATGAGTCAAATTCATTTGTAAATCTCACCCCTTCAAGAAGCGGTAATTATATCATGAGTTATAATATGATAAAAACATCATTTGTCCCTACTGATGATTCATTTTCACCTTTATTTGAACAAGTCAGGGAAAATAGAGAAAGCATTAGGCAAAGGCTTTCATCCGCTAATACAAGTGGTGGAGAGTATCAAATCAATCATCAGGATGTATTGATTCCATCATTTCTTGCTGCTTATTCAGGTACTTCAACGGATGAAGTATCAACAAATCCATTCCCTAAATTACCTTTACCAAATTGGCGAGTAGATTATAAAGGCTTAACTAATATTAAGGCGATTAAAGATGTTTTTCCAAGTGTTAGTTTGAGTCATGCTTATGTATCAACTTTAACCATCAATAATTATATTAATAATGCAGTATACAGTCAAGAAAGTGAATTAAACTTAAGTAATAGCATAGAAAAGTATCCTTTACCAACAGCTGTTTCTGATAGTGGTTTCTATTTACCCGTATATACAATTGGTCAGGTATTGATTTCGGAGCGTTTTTCTCCTTTAATTGGGGTGAGTTTAAGGAGTTCTGGAAGGTTGACGGCTAAATTTGAATACAAAAAGGAGAGAAATGTAGCCTTGAGTACAGAAACTTCCCAAATAACAGATCAAAAGAGTAATGATATAGTAGTTGATATAGGCTTCACTGACCCTAATTTCACACTACCATTTAAGGTTCAAGGGCGGACTATCTCGCTAGATAACGATTTAACCATGCAGCTGAGTATTACCGTGAGAGATACTGAGGTTGTGCAAAGGACATTAGATGATGGTAGGAATGTTCTTGTAGATGGAACCATCAACTTCCAACTTCGACCAACTGTAAATTATACAGTTAACGAGCGTCTGAATCTTAATTTTTATTATCAAAGAAACTTCAACGAACCAAGGGTTCAAAATTCCTTTCCTACAACAAATACGGCCTTTGGAGTACAAATTCGGTTCGGATTGCAATAA
- a CDS encoding peptidase associated/transthyretin-like domain-containing protein produces the protein MRILFTGIFIFIGSQSILSQNQFAGFILSSEDFSSIEGAHILNVSKGKLAFTKSKGEFQIPADIGDTLSISYVGFQSKQIIIENFDFKVFSLKPEVVELKEVQVTRTPEDEYRFKKRIIKQEMIETEPFIPFGVTPGKPKGKIPKQYERKTEVVFGADEQFNPSVTIPISYFTKKYSKKHKAKRDYFELKASKEQRILNQKKYNKEMITRLTGLKNRQLMDFMSFMNLNKDFISAATDYEIVKTILDSYKKYQAKISLE, from the coding sequence ATGCGTATTTTATTTACAGGAATATTCATCTTTATAGGGAGTCAGTCAATTTTAAGCCAAAACCAGTTTGCGGGGTTCATTCTGTCTTCTGAGGATTTTAGCAGTATTGAGGGTGCTCATATTTTGAATGTTTCAAAAGGCAAGTTAGCATTTACCAAAAGTAAGGGGGAGTTTCAGATCCCAGCGGATATAGGCGATACTTTAAGCATTTCTTATGTAGGATTTCAATCTAAGCAGATAATAATTGAAAATTTCGATTTCAAAGTATTTTCTTTAAAACCAGAAGTAGTAGAACTAAAGGAAGTTCAAGTGACTAGAACTCCAGAAGATGAATACAGATTTAAGAAAAGGATTATTAAGCAAGAGATGATTGAAACAGAGCCCTTTATTCCATTTGGAGTTACACCAGGTAAGCCAAAAGGGAAAATTCCTAAACAATATGAACGCAAAACGGAGGTTGTATTTGGAGCAGATGAACAGTTCAATCCTTCAGTGACAATTCCAATATCATATTTTACAAAGAAGTACAGTAAAAAACACAAAGCTAAAAGAGATTACTTTGAATTGAAGGCGTCAAAAGAACAACGGATCTTAAATCAGAAGAAATATAACAAAGAGATGATAACCAGACTAACTGGTTTGAAAAATCGACAATTAATGGATTTCATGAGTTTTATGAATCTTAATAAAGATTTTATAAGCGCTGCAACTGATTATGAAATAGTAAAGACGATCTTAGATTCGTATAAAAAATATCAGGCTAAGATTAGCCTGGAATAA
- a CDS encoding energy transducer TonB: MELKKNPKADINKKSTLFLNIGLVVSISLVFFAFEYKFYDEGPAMDLGQVNDDMEEIMEIPPTEQPPPPPPKVKLPEIIEIPDEEEIEEEIELDLDMDMTEDDAIEDMVFEEETEEEVDKVFQIVEQQAEPAGGIQAFYDYVANQLSDKYPRQAQRMGIEGVVYVQFVIEKDGSLTDVTAVKGIGGGCDEVAVEVVKNSPKWTPGRQRGRAVRSQRVIPIRFVLN; encoded by the coding sequence ATGGAACTTAAAAAGAATCCGAAAGCTGACATCAATAAAAAGTCGACATTATTCCTAAATATAGGATTAGTGGTGTCTATCTCTTTGGTGTTTTTTGCTTTTGAATACAAATTTTATGATGAGGGACCTGCCATGGATTTAGGTCAGGTTAATGATGACATGGAAGAAATCATGGAGATTCCGCCAACGGAGCAACCACCTCCCCCGCCACCAAAAGTGAAGCTTCCTGAAATTATCGAAATTCCTGATGAAGAAGAAATTGAAGAGGAAATTGAATTGGACTTGGATATGGACATGACGGAAGATGATGCTATTGAAGATATGGTGTTCGAAGAAGAGACTGAAGAGGAAGTGGACAAAGTTTTCCAAATTGTAGAGCAACAAGCGGAGCCTGCAGGTGGTATTCAAGCTTTCTATGATTACGTGGCTAATCAATTATCAGATAAATACCCAAGACAAGCTCAAAGGATGGGTATTGAAGGTGTTGTTTATGTGCAGTTCGTAATTGAGAAAGATGGTTCATTAACAGATGTGACAGCCGTTAAAGGTATTGGTGGAGGCTGTGATGAAGTTGCTGTTGAAGTAGTGAAGAACTCTCCAAAATGGACTCCAGGTAGACAAAGAGGTAGAGCAGTACGTTCTCAGAGAGTAATTCCAATTAGATTTGTATTGAACTAA
- the gcvH gene encoding glycine cleavage system protein GcvH, giving the protein MNIPANLKYTKDHEWVRVEGDEAYIGITDFAQRELGDIVYVEVESIDEELDEGEVFGTVEAVKTVSDLFMPVGGTVLEFNEDLEDAPESVNEDPYEKGWMIKLKLSDPSSVDKLLSAEDYKELIGE; this is encoded by the coding sequence ATGAATATACCTGCGAATTTAAAATACACTAAAGATCACGAATGGGTGAGGGTTGAGGGTGACGAAGCTTATATCGGTATAACAGATTTTGCTCAGCGCGAATTAGGTGATATCGTTTATGTTGAAGTTGAATCAATTGATGAAGAACTTGATGAAGGTGAAGTTTTTGGTACTGTTGAGGCTGTAAAAACGGTTTCTGATTTGTTTATGCCGGTAGGAGGGACAGTTTTGGAATTTAATGAAGATCTTGAAGATGCTCCTGAATCCGTTAATGAAGATCCATACGAAAAGGGCTGGATGATTAAGTTGAAGCTTTCCGACCCATCTTCTGTCGATAAATTATTATCTGCTGAAGATTACAAAGAATTGATAGGGGAATAA
- a CDS encoding VanZ family protein: protein MPLTNVWDFLSFDKIAHFIVFAILCFLLVLGFSKQYTFLFIRYNAVLLAIAISFGYGLAIELFQTLIPDRGLEFADILANSLGVFAGWFVFYLIYKI from the coding sequence ATGCCTTTAACCAATGTATGGGACTTCCTAAGTTTTGATAAAATAGCTCATTTTATTGTATTTGCCATACTTTGTTTTTTGCTGGTGCTTGGTTTTTCCAAACAATATACCTTTTTGTTTATTCGTTATAATGCTGTACTATTAGCAATTGCCATTAGCTTTGGTTATGGTTTGGCAATTGAATTATTTCAGACCTTAATCCCTGACAGAGGTTTAGAATTTGCTGATATCTTGGCAAATTCACTTGGAGTTTTTGCAGGATGGTTTGTATTTTATTTGATTTATAAAATTTAA